CGGCGCGGTACCACTCGGCGGTGGCACGGAGCCCCTCCTCCACCGAGTAGGGGGGGCGGAAGCCGGTGACCCGCCCGAGCTCGCTCGCGTCCAGCGCGAGCGAGCCGGTGAGCCGCTGCAGCGCCGGGGAGGTGAGCGGGAACGGCGCGACCCGCGAGAGCACGTCTCCGGCTCGGGCGGCGACGTGCAGGAGCGCAGGCGGGACGCGCAGCAACCGCGGCTCGACGCCGAGCGCCCGGGCGACCTCGCGGACCAGCTCCGGGGTGGTCAGGTCGCGCCCGTCGCTCACGAAAAAGACCCCCGATCCCGCCGCAGGTGAGTCCAGCACCGCCCGAATCGCGGCGACCACGTTCCCGGAGTAGACCATGCTGCGCCGGTTCGGCACCGCGCCGAAAGGGAGCGGCACGCCGCGGCTCACCAGGGCGAAGAGCTGGAGCATGTTCCCCTTGACCCCGGGGCCGTAGACGAGGGGGAGGCGCAGGATGGGCGCATGGAGCCCAGCCCGGTCCGCCATCTCGCGCACCAGCCGCTCCGCTTCCAGCTTGCTGATCCCGTAGGGGTCCACCGGCCGCGGGGGCGTATCCTCGGTCCAGGGGGCGTCGCTCTCCTCTCCCACCGCCTTCACAGAGCTGACGAAGACAAAGCTCCGCACACCGGCGGACACCGCCTCCTCCAGCAGCACGCGGGTGCCCTCCACGTTCACGCGGCGGAACTCCGTCAGCGGGTCCGCGGCCGCGTCGCGCATCACGTGCACGCGGGCCGCGAGGTGGACCACGGCCTGCGCGCCGTCCAGGGCGCGGCGGAGCGCCTCGCGGTCGTGGAGGCCCGCGGCGGGGGCAGGCTCCACGCCGTCGGGGAGCCGGGCGGCGGGATCGCGCACCAGCCCGCGGACGGGGATGCCCTCCGCGGCCAGAGCCGCGGAGAGCTGCCGCCCCAGGAAGCCGGTCGCGCCGGTGACCAGCACCGGCCCGCGCACGGAGGTCATTCCGCCAGCCGCTCCACGATGCGCACCGCGGCGCGGCCGTCCCACCCCTCGGGGGACCGCTCGCCCGGGGCCGCCCGGCCCGCGGCCAGCGCCTCCTCGAAGGCGGCCTCCACCCCGTCCGGCGCCAGGGGCCATGGAGCGAGGCGGTTGGTCCCCTCCGTGATGGTCACCGGCCGCTCTGTCTGCTCGCGGAGGGTGACGCAGGGGACGCCCAGCGCGGTCGTCTCCTCCTGGAGCCCGCCGGAGTCGGTGAGGACCACCGCCGCGCCGTCGGTGAGCGCGAGCATCTCCCGGTAGCCCAGCGGTTCCAGCCGGCAGAGGCGGGCCAGCAGAGGCTCCAGCCCGTGGGCCTCCACGCTCTTCAGCGTGCGGGGGTGCAGCGGGATCGCCACCGGCATGCGCCCGGCGACGCGCGCGAGCCCCTCCAGGGCGGCCCGGAGCGTGGGCTCGGAGTCCACGTTGGAGGGCCGGTGCAGGGTCGCCACCGCGTACCCTCCGGGCCGCAGGCCCAGCCGCCTGGGGAGCCCCAGGGCGCGGGCGGCGGGGAGCTGCGCCAGAAGGGTGTCGATCATCACGTTCCCCACGAAGGCGATGCGCTCCTCCGGGATCCCCTCCGCGAGGAGGTTGGGGTGCGCGTCGCGGGAGGGGGTGAGCAGCAGATCGGAGAGCCGGTCGGTGAGGACGCGGTTCACCTCCTCCGGCATCCGCCAGTCGCCGCTCCGCAGCCCCGCCTCCACGTGGGCGATGCGGCTCCCCGTTTCCTCCTTGAGCTTGGAGACGACCAGCGCGCAGGCGAGAGTGGAGTTGACGTCGCCCACCACCACCACCCAGTCGGGGCGCACCTCTAGGAGGACGCCCTCGAACGCCTCCATCACGCGCGCCGTCTGCAGCGCGTGCGAGCCGGAGCCCACCCCGAGGTGGAAGTCGGGCTCGGGGATCGCCAGGTCGGCGAAGAAGGCGTCCGACATGCGCACGTCGTAGTGCTGCCCGGTGTGCACGAGGAGCGCCTGGTGCCCCGCCGCGTGGAGCGCGTGCAGCACGGGGGCGACCTTCATGAAGTTGGGGCGGGCCCCGGCGACCACCAGGACCCGCCTGGGAATGGAACCGCTCACGATTGCCGACGGCTGTGCGAGGAAGCGCCACGCGGCCGGGCGGCCACGTCGGCGAGGATGTCCAGGTACCGGTCGGCCAGTGCTTCCCGCGCGTACTCCCGGGCGACGAACTCCCGGCCCCTGCGCCCGAGCGAGGCGCGCTCCTCCGGCGCCATGCGCTTGAGCGCGTGGAGGGCGTCCGCGATTCCGCGGGCGTCCCCCGGCGGGGCCACGACCCCTCCCCCGCTGCGCTCCACGATGTCCTTCCCCTCACCCGAGAGGCTGGCGAGCACCGGCCGCTCGCACGCCATGACCTCGAAGATCTTCGAGGGGATGGTCTCCTGGAACACGGGGATCGGCGCCAGCGGGACCAGGCACACGTCGCAGCGGTTGTAGAAGGCGCGCGTCCGGTCCTTGGGGATCGGCGGGTGGATGGCCAGGTTGCCGACCCCGAGCGACTCCGCCCGGCTGCTCACCCGCTCCCGGTCGAGTCCGTCGCCCGCCAGGACGATGCGGATGGAGGGATCCTCCCGCTGCAGGATCGCCGCGGCGTCCACCAGCGTGCTGAGCTGCTGGCCCGCCCCGAAGGTGCCCAGGTACCCCGCCACGAACTCCCCGTTGTGGCGGGCGAGGGTGGGGAGCGGCGGCGGCTCGTCGGAGGGGAAGTAGAGTTCGACGTCCACCCCGTTGGGGATCACGTCCACCCGTTCGGGGGCCACGCCTTTGGCGATGATGCGGCGCCGGAACGACCCGGTGACCGCCACCACGTGGTCCGCCCGCGTCAGCAGTCTGCGCTCCAGGCCGAAGAGGGCCCGGGTCGCCCGGTGCCCCTCCTTCAGCATCCCCATTCCGA
The DNA window shown above is from Longimicrobiaceae bacterium and carries:
- the wecB gene encoding UDP-N-acetylglucosamine 2-epimerase (non-hydrolyzing), which gives rise to MSGSIPRRVLVVAGARPNFMKVAPVLHALHAAGHQALLVHTGQHYDVRMSDAFFADLAIPEPDFHLGVGSGSHALQTARVMEAFEGVLLEVRPDWVVVVGDVNSTLACALVVSKLKEETGSRIAHVEAGLRSGDWRMPEEVNRVLTDRLSDLLLTPSRDAHPNLLAEGIPEERIAFVGNVMIDTLLAQLPAARALGLPRRLGLRPGGYAVATLHRPSNVDSEPTLRAALEGLARVAGRMPVAIPLHPRTLKSVEAHGLEPLLARLCRLEPLGYREMLALTDGAAVVLTDSGGLQEETTALGVPCVTLREQTERPVTITEGTNRLAPWPLAPDGVEAAFEEALAAGRAAPGERSPEGWDGRAAVRIVERLAE
- a CDS encoding NAD-dependent epimerase/dehydratase family protein, with the protein product MTSVRGPVLVTGATGFLGRQLSAALAAEGIPVRGLVRDPAARLPDGVEPAPAAGLHDREALRRALDGAQAVVHLAARVHVMRDAAADPLTEFRRVNVEGTRVLLEEAVSAGVRSFVFVSSVKAVGEESDAPWTEDTPPRPVDPYGISKLEAERLVREMADRAGLHAPILRLPLVYGPGVKGNMLQLFALVSRGVPLPFGAVPNRRSMVYSGNVVAAIRAVLDSPAAGSGVFFVSDGRDLTTPELVREVARALGVEPRLLRVPPALLHVAARAGDVLSRVAPFPLTSPALQRLTGSLALDASELGRVTGFRPPYSVEEGLRATAEWYRAGDAARA
- a CDS encoding glycosyltransferase family 4 protein produces the protein MTEMARRWQEAGARVTVVTGLPGRAIPGRAYGSGDPAYRGKLFMEEEWEGIRVLRSWLYPTTRPGFSRTVLNNVSFMATSAAHALARLGRTDVLIASSPPLFPHVAGAAVARMRGIPLVLEVRDLWPDYLVGMGMLKEGHRATRALFGLERRLLTRADHVVAVTGSFRRRIIAKGVAPERVDVIPNGVDVELYFPSDEPPPLPTLARHNGEFVAGYLGTFGAGQQLSTLVDAAAILQREDPSIRIVLAGDGLDRERVSSRAESLGVGNLAIHPPIPKDRTRAFYNRCDVCLVPLAPIPVFQETIPSKIFEVMACERPVLASLSGEGKDIVERSGGGVVAPPGDARGIADALHALKRMAPEERASLGRRGREFVAREYAREALADRYLDILADVAARPRGASSHSRRQS